From Schaalia sp. ZJ405, one genomic window encodes:
- a CDS encoding transposase produces the protein MCSGSGSRPAKERKFWAGVCAELANRGVGDVLIIVCDGLSGFPEAINATWSRAVVQTCVVHLIRASMRFVAYGS, from the coding sequence ATGTGCTCGGGATCTGGGTCCAGGCCAGCGAAGGAGCGAAAATTCTGGGCCGGAGTCTGTGCCGAGCTTGCCAACCGCGGCGTGGGTGACGTCCTTATCATCGTCTGTGACGGGCTGAGTGGGTTTCCTGAAGCGATCAATGCGACCTGGTCCAGGGCAGTGGTCCAGACCTGTGTGGTGCACTTGATCCGGGCCTCGATGAGGTTCGTCGCCTACGGATCGTAA
- a CDS encoding transposase, protein MVQGSGPDLCGALDPGLDEVRRLRIVNPSPRLCDRSIPRSTKTPPSKALDAFETSAWAAKYPAAVATWKNARGAGLFRSWRWPATRKAIYTTNSIESLNYQLRKITKNRGHFPSDTAAVKLLWLAIHEHRRQTPTRTSQGSRPSQRQST, encoded by the coding sequence CTGGTCCAGGGCAGTGGTCCAGACCTGTGTGGTGCACTTGATCCGGGCCTCGATGAGGTTCGTCGCCTACGGATCGTAAACCCCTCGCCGCGGCTCTGCGACCGATCTATACCGCGGTCAACGAAGACACCGCCCTCTAAGGCACTGGACGCGTTTGAAACCTCTGCCTGGGCAGCGAAGTATCCAGCTGCGGTTGCCACCTGGAAGAACGCCAGGGGAGCCGGTTTATTCCGTTCTTGGCGTTGGCCAGCCACCCGAAAAGCTATCTACACCACGAACTCAATCGAGTCACTGAACTATCAACTTCGTAAGATCACGAAGAACCGGGGCCATTTCCCCTCTGACACGGCCGCAGTCAAACTCTTATGGCTAGCAATTCACGAACATCGAAGACAAACGCCCACGCGAACGAGCCAAGGAAGCAGGCCTTCCCAAAGGCAGTCCACGTAA
- a CDS encoding transposase produces the protein MKAELTEHLGYDKHEATGRGSGDSRNGTTPKTIKTEVGPVRIDQPRDRAGTFFLPCCARPAPPRGPG, from the coding sequence GTGAAGGCCGAGCTGACCGAGCACCTGGGTTATGACAAGCACGAGGCGACAGGTCGTGGCAGTGGGGACTCTCGTAACGGGACAACACCGAAAACGATCAAGACCGAGGTCGGACCGGTCAGGATTGATCAGCCCCGGGACCGGGCTGGCACGTTCTTCCTACCTTGTTGCGCCCGGCCAGCGCCGCCTCGGGGGCCTGGATGA
- a CDS encoding glycerate kinase produces MKFVLAPDSFKENMTAQEAAEAMARGVRDVYPDAECVLVPMSDGGEGFIQAVAAAWGVDTVTTNSVDALGRPITSEYALADGSAVLDVASCAGIELVAPEERDVARSNTRGLGMIIRNAVERGGKTLLIGIGGSATNDAGIGMLHELGARFFDEDEAELTPYLTDLAKVARIDTSAVDELLEGVEVQVACDVTNPLYGPKGASAVFGPQKGMTKEQIPEFDQILKHFAQVSGCGDVAMMEGSGAAGGLGFALRAFLGAQLKPGVDLVADAVELDAKVKDADWVFTGEGSVDSQTIDGKTPAGVALIARANSVPSMIFGGRIKDGSENLLEIGVARIVKVGDPDEPLELALKNGQKNLRRAVSETLAKS; encoded by the coding sequence ATGAAGTTTGTTCTCGCCCCTGACTCCTTCAAAGAGAACATGACCGCGCAGGAAGCTGCCGAAGCCATGGCCCGTGGAGTCCGCGATGTCTACCCCGATGCCGAATGTGTTCTCGTGCCCATGTCTGACGGCGGAGAAGGATTCATCCAGGCAGTCGCCGCAGCATGGGGAGTCGACACCGTGACAACCAACTCCGTGGACGCCCTCGGCCGGCCGATCACATCCGAATATGCTCTGGCAGATGGTAGCGCAGTCCTCGACGTTGCCTCGTGCGCCGGTATTGAACTTGTCGCTCCCGAGGAACGGGACGTTGCCCGGTCAAACACCCGCGGACTTGGGATGATCATCCGCAACGCTGTCGAACGCGGCGGCAAAACCCTGCTCATTGGCATCGGTGGCTCAGCCACCAATGATGCAGGGATCGGCATGTTGCACGAGCTGGGTGCCCGCTTTTTTGACGAGGACGAGGCCGAACTCACTCCCTACCTGACCGACCTAGCCAAGGTTGCCCGCATCGATACGTCGGCTGTGGACGAACTGCTTGAAGGAGTTGAGGTTCAAGTTGCATGCGATGTCACTAATCCTCTCTACGGACCAAAGGGAGCTTCAGCAGTATTCGGCCCACAAAAGGGCATGACGAAAGAACAAATTCCCGAGTTTGATCAGATCCTCAAGCACTTTGCGCAAGTGTCTGGCTGCGGTGATGTTGCGATGATGGAGGGTTCGGGAGCAGCTGGAGGTCTGGGATTTGCTCTTAGAGCGTTCCTAGGGGCCCAACTCAAGCCTGGGGTCGACCTTGTCGCCGATGCGGTTGAGCTTGATGCGAAGGTCAAAGATGCTGATTGGGTGTTCACGGGTGAAGGTTCAGTTGATTCCCAGACCATTGACGGTAAGACACCAGCAGGTGTTGCCCTGATTGCTCGGGCGAACAGTGTGCCTTCAATGATTTTCGGTGGTCGCATTAAGGACGGTTCAGAAAACCTCTTGGAAATTGGTGTTGCAAGGATCGTCAAGGTTGGTGACCCGGATGAGCCCTTGGAGTTGGCGTTGAAGAACGGTCAGAAGAATCTGCGTCGTGCGGTTAGTGAGACGCTTGCCAAAAGCTGA
- a CDS encoding transaldolase family protein, with product MTANTDSIYWHDSAIVDELEVAIGNGAKGVTTNPFLVASTINARPDYWAPYLADIPDDLEGTEKVEAFVKRVTLHIKDILDQVYDEHDVRTGRLCAQTNPNTTGNYDEILNQAMRYAQWDPKRVCLKVPATRSGIMAAEELSAKGYNVVVTVSFTVPQVLAAGAALQRGIERAREDSIEPGLNCAVLMVGRLDDYLRDVAQDTSDVVTESDIIQSGTACIKKAYTIFNERGYEAFLMPAGCRGAYHITELAGAKMVMSIAPKIADELAKFEGPFKERINVPVDQDVIDRLLTMPEFVKAYNEDGMTPEQFITFGSTNRTTDQFINDGWGVLLAHKVGDK from the coding sequence ATGACTGCGAACACCGACAGCATCTATTGGCACGACAGCGCAATTGTCGACGAACTGGAAGTCGCCATCGGCAATGGAGCCAAAGGCGTCACCACGAATCCGTTCTTGGTTGCCTCGACAATTAACGCCCGACCCGACTACTGGGCTCCCTACCTAGCTGACATTCCGGACGATCTGGAGGGCACAGAAAAGGTTGAGGCTTTCGTTAAACGAGTCACTCTGCACATCAAAGATATTCTGGACCAAGTCTACGATGAACACGACGTTCGAACGGGTCGCCTGTGCGCTCAGACTAATCCAAACACGACCGGCAACTACGACGAAATCCTGAATCAAGCTATGCGTTATGCTCAATGGGATCCCAAGCGAGTTTGCCTCAAAGTTCCTGCGACTAGGTCCGGGATCATGGCCGCGGAGGAGCTCTCTGCCAAGGGCTACAATGTCGTCGTCACCGTCTCATTCACAGTCCCCCAGGTCCTTGCAGCTGGGGCTGCCCTTCAGAGAGGGATTGAACGCGCACGCGAAGACAGCATCGAACCTGGCCTAAACTGCGCGGTGTTGATGGTCGGACGACTTGATGATTATCTGCGCGACGTCGCTCAAGACACATCCGATGTTGTCACCGAATCCGACATTATTCAGTCCGGTACTGCGTGTATCAAGAAGGCCTACACGATCTTCAACGAACGCGGCTACGAGGCCTTTCTCATGCCAGCGGGTTGCCGCGGTGCCTATCACATCACCGAACTGGCAGGTGCAAAGATGGTGATGTCGATTGCTCCGAAGATTGCAGACGAGTTAGCCAAATTTGAAGGCCCCTTCAAAGAACGAATCAATGTTCCCGTTGACCAAGATGTCATTGATCGCCTTCTAACTATGCCCGAGTTCGTCAAGGCATATAACGAGGACGGCATGACGCCTGAACAGTTCATCACTTTTGGTTCAACCAACCGTACAACAGATCAGTTCATCAATGACGGCTGGGGAGTGCTCCTCGCTCACAAGGTTGGTGACAAATGA
- a CDS encoding SDR family NAD(P)-dependent oxidoreductase has protein sequence MRFSNKVCIVTGSARGLGKAMAERLASEGGIMVLADVDGEFLDETVKQFQIKGYQAEGYIIDLTNVSEIDQMIDYIAQKYGRIDVLVNNAGMQIRKWATEFPEEEFDFLMDLNLKAYFFATRAAARYFKKQGYGAVVCTSSGNSIRPASKRSPYAISKAAVNGLAQALGNELGRFGIRINAVAPGYVMTDMVKQGIKEGIIDIDAIMSVLPMKRLLEPSEIASAVAFLASSDASGINGQTLFVDAGWSANGLPESKDLE, from the coding sequence ATGCGTTTCAGCAACAAAGTCTGCATCGTTACAGGATCTGCACGAGGCCTCGGGAAAGCTATGGCCGAACGCCTAGCTTCCGAGGGGGGCATCATGGTTCTGGCCGATGTTGATGGTGAATTCCTCGATGAGACTGTGAAACAGTTCCAAATTAAGGGATACCAGGCTGAGGGCTACATCATCGATCTGACGAACGTCAGTGAAATCGATCAGATGATCGATTACATTGCACAAAAGTATGGTCGTATCGACGTACTGGTCAACAACGCCGGTATGCAGATCCGCAAGTGGGCCACCGAATTCCCAGAAGAGGAATTCGACTTCCTTATGGATCTCAATCTCAAGGCTTACTTCTTCGCAACACGAGCCGCCGCTCGCTACTTCAAAAAGCAAGGCTATGGAGCTGTGGTGTGCACTTCGTCCGGGAATTCAATACGTCCCGCCTCCAAGCGTTCACCCTACGCGATTTCTAAGGCAGCCGTTAACGGTCTCGCACAGGCACTTGGTAACGAACTTGGCCGGTTTGGTATCCGCATCAACGCAGTCGCACCAGGCTATGTCATGACTGACATGGTCAAACAGGGGATTAAGGAAGGAATTATCGACATTGACGCTATCATGTCAGTCCTTCCGATGAAACGACTGCTTGAGCCGTCAGAAATCGCCTCTGCAGTAGCGTTCTTAGCATCCAGTGACGCTTCGGGTATTAATGGACAAACCTTGTTTGTCGACGCCGGCTGGTCCGCGAACGGCCTACCAGAGTCCAAAGACTTGGAGTGA
- a CDS encoding GntT/GntP/DsdX family permease has product MSALTLLIIAAVAIAVLLVLVILLDVPAYVSLLLVAMGTALVTGISLADIVDVMIGGMGKTLGSVAIVVGLGSILGRLVEVSGAADRMARTFTEKLGAKRVVMAVTAAAFILGIPVFFDVGFIILTPLIFAFARNAKTNPLSIAFPVCVAMATLHTIIPPHPGPVAAAAALEADAGLMTIWALVIALIVTVVGYFALQFINFNSIELVPSPADSTKSEGASQFSLGEGGRVPGAPTTIFVIVLPILMIMAGSIMVMNLPEDSPLAPIATFVGKPATALLVGVLVAYVLIMKITKWKKNVISKVADSALDSVAVVIFVTGAGGVFASVLVETGIGTAFSDVLTSIGMPTILAGFVIAAALRIAQGSASVAILTAAGLILPAVQAGNYSANQTALVTIAVGFGGLICSHINDSGFWIVTRYLGLSVSQGLRTWTVLTTAVSIVGFLVTSALFLVVS; this is encoded by the coding sequence ATGAGTGCTCTGACACTGTTGATCATCGCAGCTGTCGCCATCGCGGTTTTGCTCGTACTTGTCATCCTCCTCGACGTTCCTGCTTACGTCTCCTTGCTCCTTGTTGCCATGGGTACAGCCCTGGTAACCGGAATCTCTCTGGCTGACATCGTCGATGTCATGATCGGCGGCATGGGGAAAACTCTGGGGTCTGTGGCAATCGTCGTCGGCCTCGGTTCAATCCTTGGTCGACTAGTCGAGGTCTCTGGAGCCGCTGATCGCATGGCTCGAACATTTACTGAAAAGCTTGGCGCCAAACGTGTCGTAATGGCGGTAACTGCCGCCGCATTCATCCTCGGAATCCCAGTCTTCTTTGACGTTGGTTTTATCATTCTGACACCACTAATCTTCGCCTTCGCCAGAAATGCAAAGACAAACCCACTGTCGATCGCATTCCCCGTGTGTGTTGCAATGGCAACGCTTCACACGATCATCCCGCCACATCCTGGACCCGTCGCTGCAGCAGCAGCGCTCGAAGCAGACGCGGGCCTCATGACGATTTGGGCGCTCGTAATCGCTCTCATCGTCACAGTCGTCGGCTACTTCGCGCTCCAATTCATCAACTTCAATTCCATTGAACTTGTTCCGTCTCCTGCAGACTCCACAAAGAGTGAAGGAGCTTCACAGTTCAGCCTTGGTGAGGGCGGGCGCGTTCCTGGCGCCCCGACAACCATCTTCGTCATTGTTTTACCCATTCTGATGATTATGGCTGGGTCCATCATGGTGATGAACCTGCCTGAGGATTCGCCGCTGGCACCGATTGCGACTTTTGTTGGCAAGCCCGCAACTGCACTCTTAGTCGGAGTTCTGGTTGCCTATGTGCTCATTATGAAGATCACCAAATGGAAAAAGAATGTTATTTCAAAGGTTGCTGACTCTGCTCTGGACTCTGTCGCGGTCGTAATTTTTGTGACTGGCGCAGGCGGAGTATTCGCCAGCGTCCTCGTTGAAACAGGTATTGGTACGGCATTCTCTGATGTGCTGACCAGTATTGGCATGCCCACCATCCTCGCGGGCTTCGTCATCGCAGCGGCGCTCCGTATCGCTCAGGGTTCCGCATCGGTTGCGATCCTGACGGCAGCGGGATTGATCCTTCCCGCAGTGCAAGCTGGCAACTACAGTGCGAATCAAACCGCTCTCGTCACGATTGCTGTCGGTTTTGGCGGCTTGATCTGCTCTCACATCAATGATTCTGGATTCTGGATCGTCACTCGTTACCTCGGTCTTTCGGTATCACAAGGACTGCGTACCTGGACCGTTCTGACAACAGCCGTCTCGATCGTCGGTTTCCTTGTCACAAGCGCGCTCTTCCTGGTTGTCAGTTAG